Proteins from a single region of Amycolatopsis sp. CA-230715:
- a CDS encoding general stress protein, with translation MIVTGPFSSGGRAGAGVPRVPTPPTGWPIGSYDHYTDAQRAVEHLADNDFAVQDVTIVGVDLMLVERVIGRLSWGKVLGTAAVSGAWFGLLIGVLLSMFNPSSGGGINFAPILVGVLAGMLFALVFGAASYASTKGRRDFSSSSQLVAGRYDVLCQPRSAEQGRDLLAKLAMRPSGSTS, from the coding sequence ATCATCGTGACCGGTCCGTTCTCCTCCGGCGGGCGCGCAGGTGCCGGCGTCCCCCGGGTCCCGACGCCGCCGACGGGGTGGCCGATCGGCTCCTACGACCACTACACCGACGCGCAACGCGCGGTGGAGCACCTCGCGGACAACGACTTCGCGGTGCAGGACGTGACCATCGTCGGCGTCGACCTGATGCTGGTGGAGCGCGTCATCGGCAGGCTCTCGTGGGGCAAGGTGCTCGGCACGGCCGCGGTGTCCGGCGCCTGGTTCGGCCTGCTCATCGGCGTGCTGCTGAGCATGTTCAACCCCAGCAGCGGCGGCGGCATCAACTTCGCGCCGATCCTGGTCGGCGTGCTCGCGGGCATGCTGTTCGCGCTCGTGTTCGGCGCGGCGAGCTACGCGTCCACGAAGGGCCGCCGCGACTTTTCGTCGTCGAGCCAGCTGGTGGCCGGCCGGTACGACGTGCTGTGCCAGCCGCGCAGCGCCGAACAGGGCCGCGATCTGCTGGCGAAACTCGCGATGCGGCCGTCCGGTTCGACGAGCTGA
- a CDS encoding OmpA family protein — MVRGITVTRAKGIAGLAAAALAIAGLAGCGDDNNQSGSGNGNGSSSASAPPSNGQGDQNGQNGQNGQQNDPNGAQNGSPAAQALQQKLDELTNATPITFEREKTELTEQGKETVKKAAEAAAGAAGTKLEVTASAGYDDAAKATEVSQKRAEAVVKEMTANGVPADRVTAKGTGNEGVVGDEKAATSVKIKAS; from the coding sequence GTGGTTCGAGGTATCACCGTCACTCGGGCGAAAGGTATCGCCGGTCTCGCCGCCGCAGCGCTGGCCATCGCCGGGCTCGCCGGTTGCGGTGACGACAACAACCAGTCCGGCAGCGGGAACGGGAACGGCAGCAGTTCGGCCTCGGCGCCGCCGTCGAACGGCCAGGGCGACCAGAACGGTCAGAATGGCCAGAACGGGCAGCAGAACGACCCGAACGGCGCCCAGAACGGCTCGCCCGCCGCGCAGGCGCTGCAGCAGAAGCTCGACGAGCTGACGAACGCGACTCCGATCACCTTCGAGCGCGAGAAGACCGAGCTGACCGAGCAGGGCAAGGAGACGGTCAAGAAGGCCGCCGAAGCCGCCGCGGGCGCGGCCGGGACCAAGCTCGAGGTCACCGCGTCGGCAGGCTACGACGACGCGGCCAAGGCCACGGAGGTTTCGCAGAAGCGCGCGGAGGCCGTGGTCAAGGAGATGACGGCGAATGGGGTGCCCGCCGACCGGGTGACGGCGAAGGGTACCGGCAACGAGGGCGTCGTCGGCGACGAGAAGGCCGCGACCTCGGTGAAGATCAAGGCGTCCTGA
- a CDS encoding acyl-CoA dehydrogenase family protein codes for MARLAQTAGLTDVQSEILATVRTFVDKEVIPHAQELEHADTYPADIVEGMKEMGLFGITIPEEYGGLGESLLTYALVVEEIARGWMSVSGVINTHFIVAHMISRHGTEAQKKHFLPPMATGEVRGSFSMSEPDLGSDVAAIKTKAKKDGDRYVIDGAKMWLTNGGSSNLIALLVRTDEGAEKAHQNLTTFLVEKPEGFGEVAPGLTIPGKIEKMGYKGVDTTEAVFDGFEIGADKVLGEQPGKGFSYMMDGVEVGRVNVAARACGIAIRAFELAVDYAQQRKTFGKAIAEHQAIAFKLAEMATKVEAAHLMMVNAARLKDSGARNDVEAGMAKLIASEYCAEVTQEAFRIHGGYGYSKEYEIERLMREAPFLLIGEGTSEIQKTIISRGLLRDYKSRG; via the coding sequence ATGGCCCGCCTTGCCCAGACCGCCGGTCTCACCGATGTGCAGTCGGAGATCCTCGCCACCGTCCGCACGTTCGTGGACAAGGAGGTGATCCCGCACGCGCAGGAGCTGGAGCACGCCGACACCTACCCGGCGGACATCGTCGAGGGCATGAAGGAGATGGGCCTGTTCGGGATCACCATTCCCGAGGAGTACGGCGGGCTCGGCGAATCGCTGCTGACCTATGCGCTGGTGGTCGAAGAGATCGCGCGCGGCTGGATGAGCGTGTCCGGCGTGATCAACACGCATTTCATCGTGGCGCACATGATCTCGCGGCACGGCACCGAAGCGCAGAAGAAGCACTTCCTGCCTCCGATGGCCACTGGGGAGGTGCGCGGGTCGTTTTCCATGTCGGAACCGGATCTCGGCTCCGACGTCGCCGCGATCAAGACGAAGGCGAAGAAGGACGGCGACCGCTACGTCATCGACGGCGCCAAGATGTGGCTCACCAACGGCGGCAGTTCGAATCTGATCGCGTTGCTGGTGCGCACCGACGAAGGCGCGGAAAAGGCGCACCAGAACCTCACCACGTTCCTGGTCGAAAAGCCGGAAGGCTTCGGGGAAGTGGCTCCCGGGCTCACGATTCCCGGCAAGATCGAGAAAATGGGCTACAAGGGCGTCGACACCACGGAAGCGGTGTTCGACGGCTTCGAGATCGGCGCCGACAAGGTGCTCGGCGAGCAGCCGGGCAAGGGCTTCTCGTACATGATGGACGGTGTCGAGGTCGGCAGGGTCAACGTCGCCGCGCGCGCCTGCGGGATCGCGATCAGGGCCTTCGAACTCGCCGTCGACTACGCGCAGCAGCGCAAGACCTTCGGCAAGGCGATCGCCGAGCACCAGGCGATCGCGTTCAAGCTCGCCGAAATGGCCACCAAGGTGGAGGCGGCGCACCTGATGATGGTCAACGCCGCGCGGCTGAAGGATTCCGGTGCGCGCAACGACGTCGAGGCCGGAATGGCCAAGCTGATCGCGAGCGAGTACTGCGCCGAGGTGACCCAGGAGGCGTTCCGCATCCACGGCGGCTACGGCTACTCGAAGGAGTACGAGATCGAGCGGCTGATGCGCGAAGCGCCGTTCCTGCTGATCGGCGAGGGCACCAGCGAAATCCAGAAGACGATCATCAGCCGCGGGCTGCTGCGGGACTATAAGAGCAGGGGCTGA
- a CDS encoding SPFH domain-containing protein: protein MVLEIISGVLAAGAVGLASSMRVVRQFERGLVFRFGRVRPKVRDAGLVALVPFVDRLQRVNMQVITLPVPAQDGITRDNVTVRVDAVVYFRVIDPVTAAVNVQDYRFAVGQVAQTSLRSIIGKSDLDDLLSNRERLNQGLELMIDSPALGWGVQIDRVEIKDVALPETMKRSMSRQAEAERERRARVISADGELQASHKLAQAAAAMADTPAALQLRLLETVVQVASEKNSTLVLPFPVELLRFLDHHTRSGEPGYSVAQPERVSDDIPDNAPADLPVDEETAERNGVVEDGRVG, encoded by the coding sequence ATGGTGCTCGAAATCATTTCCGGGGTGCTCGCGGCCGGGGCGGTCGGCCTCGCGTCGAGCATGCGCGTGGTCCGGCAGTTCGAACGCGGGCTGGTGTTCCGCTTCGGCCGGGTGCGGCCGAAGGTGCGGGACGCGGGCCTGGTCGCGCTCGTGCCGTTCGTCGACCGGCTGCAACGGGTGAACATGCAGGTGATCACGCTGCCGGTGCCCGCGCAGGACGGCATCACCAGGGACAACGTGACGGTGCGCGTCGACGCGGTGGTGTACTTCAGGGTGATCGATCCGGTGACCGCCGCGGTCAATGTGCAGGATTACCGGTTCGCGGTCGGACAGGTCGCGCAGACCAGCCTGCGGTCCATCATCGGGAAGAGCGATCTCGACGATCTGCTGTCCAACCGCGAGCGGCTCAACCAGGGCCTCGAGCTGATGATCGACAGCCCCGCGCTGGGCTGGGGCGTCCAGATCGACCGGGTCGAGATCAAGGACGTGGCGCTGCCGGAGACGATGAAGCGGTCCATGTCGCGGCAGGCCGAGGCCGAACGCGAGCGCAGAGCCAGGGTGATCTCGGCGGACGGCGAGCTGCAGGCCTCGCACAAGCTGGCGCAGGCCGCCGCCGCGATGGCCGACACCCCGGCCGCGTTGCAGCTGCGCCTGCTGGAGACGGTCGTGCAGGTGGCTTCGGAGAAGAACTCGACGCTCGTGCTGCCGTTCCCGGTGGAGCTGCTGCGCTTCCTCGATCACCACACCCGCAGCGGGGAACCGGGCTATTCCGTTGCCCAGCCCGAACGGGTGAGTGACGATATCCCCGATAACGCACCGGCGGACCTGCCGGTGGACGAGGAAACAGCGGAGAGGAACGGGGTTGTCGAGGATGGCCGGGTCGGGTGA
- a CDS encoding aminoglycoside phosphotransferase family protein gives MQIPPIPAAFVEEIAEREGDEGRAWLAQLPAEVERCFEHWKLRPDGDPMHGYTAVVYPAVAVDGTPAVVKLPWQDDETRDERLALSTWDGAGSVLLLDHDDTGALLLERLDHARSLDGEPIGPAVEIAGGLLRGLAVEAPPLSRSLAAEAERWAAELPELWRELDEPLPRRMLDATLDVCRNLGPEAGTLLVNEDPHYLNVLAGTREPWLVIDPKPLTGDVEFGVIPLLWNRFAESTLDERFAAVVSAANLDRDRALAWTLVRAVVNWLDLVDDEDDDFPCPEVVRIAEWAAPGV, from the coding sequence GTGCAGATACCGCCGATCCCCGCCGCCTTCGTCGAAGAGATCGCCGAACGCGAAGGGGACGAGGGCCGCGCCTGGCTCGCTCAGCTTCCCGCCGAAGTCGAGCGCTGCTTCGAGCACTGGAAGCTCCGCCCCGACGGCGACCCGATGCACGGCTACACCGCCGTCGTCTACCCCGCGGTAGCCGTCGACGGCACTCCTGCCGTGGTGAAACTCCCTTGGCAGGACGACGAAACCCGCGACGAGCGCCTCGCTTTGTCCACATGGGACGGTGCGGGTTCGGTGCTGCTGCTCGATCACGACGACACCGGCGCGCTGCTGCTCGAACGGCTCGACCACGCGCGTTCGCTGGACGGGGAACCGATCGGCCCCGCGGTCGAGATCGCGGGCGGGCTGCTGCGCGGGCTCGCCGTCGAAGCGCCGCCGTTGTCGCGCTCGCTGGCGGCCGAGGCCGAACGGTGGGCGGCCGAACTGCCGGAACTGTGGCGGGAGCTGGACGAGCCGCTGCCCCGCCGCATGCTGGACGCGACGCTCGACGTGTGCCGCAACCTCGGGCCCGAAGCGGGCACGCTCCTGGTCAACGAGGATCCGCACTACCTGAACGTACTGGCGGGCACTCGCGAACCGTGGCTCGTGATCGACCCGAAGCCGCTCACCGGCGACGTCGAGTTCGGCGTGATCCCCTTGCTGTGGAACAGGTTCGCCGAGTCCACACTGGACGAACGGTTCGCCGCGGTGGTGTCGGCGGCGAACCTCGACCGCGACCGCGCGCTCGCCTGGACACTGGTGCGCGCGGTGGTGAACTGGCTGGACCTCGTCGACGACGAGGACGACGACTTCCCCTGCCCGGAGGTCGTCCGGATCGCCGAATGGGCGGCACCGGGGGTGTGA